DNA sequence from the Elusimicrobiota bacterium genome:
TTTGCTGGAACCCGTTGATTCCGCCATCACCTGAAATTAACGCTAACAACTGGATGGAACTGATACTCGATGTATTAGGGAAAGCATTTTATGTTGGCGACGGCGCAATGGACGTTTTGAAACGAGGGATTTCTGCTTGTTACAAAGAATGGGGAGTTTATTCTAATGCTCCTAAAACTTACCCGACTTTCAAGGATGTTTACCAAAAAGTTGAATCAATGGAAATGAAAGGCCGGCAAGGAGACTGGCGAGCGAGTGCGTTAAGAGTATTACGAGCGCTTTCGTTTGGCGAACTGGGAAAAGCGTTGAGTACACCGTATCCGGTACCTTTAGATACAATTTTTAACACCCATTGCGTGTTTGAGTTAGACTCTTTATCTGCTGCCAAAAGCTCGTTTTTCACTGCTGCAATATTGTTGTGGGTTTACCAGTATGAGTTAGAACGGTTCAGCAAGGGCAACAAACCGGACGGGTTAGAACGGCTGGTAATAATTGACGAAGCGCATAACGTGTTCCCCAAACACGAAGGTAAAGAAACAACTATGGAGACCATGCTCAGGCAAGCACGGTTTCTTGGCTGCGGGATAGTATTGTCCGACCAGGTACCCAGCGAGATATCGCCGATAGCGTTAGCAAACACGATGACACACGTGAATCTGAACCAAAAGAACCGCGCAGACATAAACACTGCCGCAGCGAACCTTTTACTCACTATGGACCAAAAAGAGTCTTTGGGGCATTTGAAGTTAGGCGAGGCAATAGTAAGGATAGCGGGGAGATACACTTATCCGTTTATGATTTCCATTCCAGCAAATATGATAAAAGAGAACAAGGTTACAGACAATATGGTAAAAGCGCATATGGAAGGACTGGTTTCAAGTGATTGGTATTCCGCATATTCCGGGGTTAATTCAGGGGAAAATAGCCGAACTGAACCTATTCCGGTACCGCATAAAGAACTAACGGAAGAAGAGAAACTATTCATAATAGACATTATGAATTATCAATATGAACCTATATCTACAAGGTATAAAAGAATGAATATAAGTATAAGGAAAGGGAATAGGATAAAGAATATGTTAATGAACAAAGGTCTTATTGAGACGGAAAAGATTGAAACCGGTACCGGTTGGGTTTTGTTGTCAAAACTATCCAAAACAGGGGAATTACAAATGAAAGAACTGGGGTACAATATCGATAAACTCAACGGCAAAGCCGGTCTGGAGCATGAATACTGGCGGCACAAAATCGCGGACTATATGATGAGCAAGGGGTATAAAATAGAGATGGAAGTTCCTGTGAACGGTGAGACAGATATCATAGCTACTTTACCGGGTTCTAACCCCGAAGACGATATCAAAATTGCTATAGAAATTGAAACGGGGAAGGGGAACATCCAAAGTGCTATAGACAATATTAACAAAAATCTCAAAGCCGGCTATCATTCCATTATTTCTGTAGCAACGAACAAAAATGCTTTAGCCAGTATCAAAAACAAACTTGAGGAATTGGGGATGAATAATGATAAAAATATCAAAATCATTCTTATAAATGATTTTGTTGCCCAGTAATCGACAA
Encoded proteins:
- a CDS encoding DUF87 domain-containing protein, encoding MVDMIPKSEAVKQTIEKLKPLIGEPTANKYWLVWNLENEDGKQQIEEMLQLQYLKLFGERFNSEVSFTPIPKEEADGNLYIGDVVYNGKKLYPFKLRLNELPMHTAIFGRSGAGKSNTLFCMVTSLLKTQDTNTKILSFDFKREMRAILSDKLGKNLRVYTVGRNDVVPFCWNPLIPPSPEINANNWMELILDVLGKAFYVGDGAMDVLKRGISACYKEWGVYSNAPKTYPTFKDVYQKVESMEMKGRQGDWRASALRVLRALSFGELGKALSTPYPVPLDTIFNTHCVFELDSLSAAKSSFFTAAILLWVYQYELERFSKGNKPDGLERLVIIDEAHNVFPKHEGKETTMETMLRQARFLGCGIVLSDQVPSEISPIALANTMTHVNLNQKNRADINTAAANLLLTMDQKESLGHLKLGEAIVRIAGRYTYPFMISIPANMIKENKVTDNMVKAHMEGLVSSDWYSAYSGVNSGENSRTEPIPVPHKELTEEEKLFIIDIMNYQYEPISTRYKRMNISIRKGNRIKNMLMNKGLIETEKIETGTGWVLLSKLSKTGELQMKELGYNIDKLNGKAGLEHEYWRHKIADYMMSKGYKIEMEVPVNGETDIIATLPGSNPEDDIKIAIEIETGKGNIQSAIDNINKNLKAGYHSIISVATNKNALASIKNKLEELGMNNDKNIKIILINDFVAQ